GCTGAAGCAAATGGGTGGTAGCTTCTTAGGctgttctttcttcttgggTGTTTGGTGATGAGATTACTCTGAGTTGGACCATACTGAATGAGGGTTCGATTGCCTTGAGCTTTTGGAAATCGCCTTGGACTACCCATGCAAATTATGTAATAACCTGTGGCAGGGCGATAATGTAATCCATGGGCAACAGGGGTGGATTTTATTGGTATTTCATTTGGTTTTGAGCAATTTGTTGCTAGGAAGTTTATCGGGTGGTAATAACTTCATGCGAGAAATCTAGCTGGATTGACAGTGAAAAATGTTGCGCCATTGATGTTCTGGCTACTTGAATGATTAGTAGATCATAGAAGGATTAATCACATGCTTGTTAGCTTGAGCAAGAGGGCAAAATATGGAGAAGTAACCTTTCACAACAAAGTAATGTCTAAATGGGTATTTTTTAGAAGAGTCTTGTTAACGAGTGGCCTTGAAGCACTTGTTAACCATACTTAATAAGGAACGTCTTTACTTTCAATACACGGATTACACAAAACACAAGAAAGATCATAGATTGGAAATGACAAATTTTCTTCATTGAGGTGTTTAACAAGTAACTTGAGGGCACTTCTTAACAAAATCCTTTTCcaatgaccttttgaatttatACATATTGAGTTTGTTCTccatgattgttttttttttttttttctgtttttttatattccttTGGCTTGAACATTGTCTCCTGGTTTTACAGGCTGCAGAGGATAGTCAAGGCACCAAACCCCGAAGCATTGTTTGTGGTAATTGTGATGGAAATGGTAATGGTCAAGTATTGATTCTTGAATACTGATTACTGACTCCTAAATTTTGTCCATATGTTCAAGACTTGCTACATTCTGCAGAAAATCACCATGAGTGCTCTCCATAATCCACATCCACTGCCATAATACCATGTGTACTACACTGCCAATCTGTATACTTTGATGTAATATTTTATACCCGACATGAACATTCTTTGCAGATATGCACATTTATGAGCTTATTGCTCCTGATGCACAAATTATATTCATTGTATTACAAGATATCACAAGCATTGAATAGCAAGCTTTCCTTTTGGAGTATGGCTTATAATTTTTATCACAATGTTAAGATTTTCTCTGCGCTTATTTATGGCAAGTTCATATCATAAATGGACCATCATACAACTGTTTTTCTACTTGTTCCACTgctcatcattaaaaaaaaaaaaaaagagagagagagatccctTTGAATGTACCATAGCTAGGGAGAGATGTACTTACATTTACAGACAAGGCAAACTGTTTTCTTGGTTTCTCTCATCTTCCATCAATTGGTTGTCATTATGGTTGAGGACGAGTTTTCAGGGAAAAAAACAATCCAAGGAAGTGGCATCTGGTGTGTCTGTTAGTTGAGTTTATCAGATCATAGAAACTTGAAACTTGTACGTCGACGATCATTTTCTGTGCAAAATGTCAGGCTTGCTTTATTACCAAGTGTTAGTATCTAGTAGGATGCGGCGCAGTATTTGGAATGGAAGATTTTGATTTCCTCTGTAATTACCAGGTGCAGTGCAGTGTTCCCAATGTGAAGGGACTGGAGTAAACTCTGTAGACCACTTCAACGGACAGTTTAAAGCGGGCGGGATATGTTGGCTTTGCAGGTACTTgagcaatctctctctctcacacacacattTTTAGTCACTTGCTTATGGCCAGGGTTTAGCAATGTCcctgtttctttccttttaccTGCAATTCGTGATGttgttttaacttttaaattgGCTTGCAGAGGCAAAAAGGAGATGTTGTGCGGGGACTGCAATGGAGCCGGCTTCCTCGGTGGATTCATGAGCACATTTGACGAATGAATTTCTCCTTTTGcctaaatttcattattttcagTAATGCGCATTAGCCTCTAGTACAATCGTCCTTCATAAGGATAGTATGCAATGTGCTGTTTTTGAAGTCCCAATGAGAAGGATGAAGTCCGTTCCGTATCGAGTACATTCAGTTCTTTAGTGTTCTCTCTGATAAATTTATATGGAAGCGGTTTTGATGTAGCGGTTAAGGCACGACAATACCGCCGGTTTTCAAATGTCTCTCTCCAGAACCGCTCCTGGAACATATTTCTTCTGAGCCAATGTGATTGGCAGCGTCGAGTTGACGCCCTGTCGTGGTTCAAGAAGAGACGCTGATCTTGCGACGGCATCCTTGTCACTGATTGTCACTGATCATAGCGAAGCTTTCTTGGGCTAATGCTCCTCCGTTGGCCGGCCGCGATTCTTCAGCTTTGCCATCCGAAGCTCCGTGCCTTTTCTTGACACAGTCACATGGCAGATGCAAAATCATTGACAAATTACACGGTGAAGAAATCTTGAAGGAGAACAGCACAAGTGAAAGTAATGGCTAATTTgattaaaagaaggaaaagggaacCAGACTCGCGCCAGGTAGGGGTCGAACCTACGACTTTCTGCTTAGGAAACAGACGCTCTATCCACTGAGCTACAGGCGCTGCTTTGGACATATGATCTCACATCATTATTGTTATTTCGTACTCGCGCGTTTCTTACGCACCAACAGAAAGCGACAGGAAGAGGGGATAGGGGATCTGATGATTCGGTTGTACTCGAAAATGCCATTTGCGAAAGCTGACCTCCCCATGGTTTTGAATGAAACCGGAGTGTGCTGTATGGTCATCCTTTCCCTTCAGTACCAGAAAGTGAAAGTGGTACTTACGGATAGACCACCACTTCACAAATATTGCTAATAAAATACCATTTGCGGAAGCTGACTCCCCATGGTTTTGAATTAAACCGAAGTGAACTGTTCCATTTTGATTCTTGATTATCCTTTCCCTTCAGTACCAACAGAGAGCGACAGGAAGAGGGGATAGGGGATCTGGATGATTCGGTTGTACTCGAAAATGCCATTTGCGAAAGCTGACCTTCCCATGTTTTTGAATGAAACCGGAGTGTACTGTTCCATTTcagttcttggttatcctttcCCTTCAGTACCAGAAAGTGAAAGTGGTACTTCCGGATAGACCCCCACTTCACAAATATTGCTAATAAAATGCCATTTGCGGAAGCTGACTCCCCATGGTTTTGAATGAAACCGAAGTGAACTGTTCCATTTCGATTCTTGATTATCCTTTCCCTTTAGTACCAGAAAATGAAAGTGGTATTTAAAAATGGGCCATCACATCACAAATAGTGTTAATAATATTACTAATTACTATACAATTTTGATTCTATTCGGGTCATTTTGATTATCCTCACGACTTCAGTGCGAATGGCGTTGAAATCCAGACGGACCCACCATCCCAAAATGACTCAAACTATCCCAAAATTCCAACTTGTTTGAATTCAATCAAACTATTTCATTGAATCTAGTCCTATGGTAAAGTAATGGCTTAAGAAGATGCAATCATTTCCTAAAACAACGGTTTAAGAAGATGCAGTTATTTCCTAAAATGCACCAGGCTGTCCTAATCCCTCTTTGTAGCCGACATGCGTACCTCCTCACTTTGCGAGCCATCAAAGACTCGGCCTAGTCGGAAAAGGATTCGGAACATGGCAGTAGTTTAGGAGGTTAGTGTTCAACCCTAACAAAATGAAGTACAGGCACAGTAATACCTCGCATAATCGTGTTCCGAGAAGCCGCATCCTAAATCCCAACCAGGTACTCCACACGCTAATACGTCAATGTAAAGTTAAAGGGGGAAAACCATTGATAAAAGAAATTCATGTCTCCCGCTtcataaatcaagaaaagattAGCCAAGTTTCGGTATGAGAAGTTATGTACAGCAGAACCCTATTTTCTGTTCCGCATGAAGAAAAGAATCCATATGTCACATTTGACAGGAACAACCAACAAATCCGGGGACTTGCTTGCGGTTGCAGATCAATTGTGCAGGTTCAAACACAGGTGTAAACTGTCAAGGCTTTCTGCCCCGTTACTTAAACCAGGTTGTGCAACACTCGGGATTTCATATGTGCATCACGACAGTATCAGACGAAGAATGTCGCCAGAGTACTTGAATGATTTCTCGGTCTCTTCCAAGCAATGGTCCTTCTCCTCCCTGGTCCAGTTCTGGTGACACCACATGTGAAATTTACACGTTAGACAACAAAACAAGCAGTTTACATGTCAAACCATGGAACTAACTCTTCCACGTGAATATATAACAGTGAAGACCATTTACAAATCCAGTCACATGAGTAAACGATGTAGCAGAAGAGTGCCAAGGAATTACTTCGGCAACTTTGTTCAGTTTGTCCCTCACATTCTGCAATAGTTGGGGAAGTTCACCATCCCACTTATAGAACTCCAACTCCTTGTTATCAAGTAACTTCTCAGCCACctaaaacaagataaaatttaGAGATAAATGAATTATCACTTTGAAAAGCATATCAAGAATATAAAAGATACTCCAGCAAAGTTGGTAGCATGCTCAGGAAAATAAACAGCAAGGTAGTAGGATAACAATGCCAATGAATCTCATAAAgttttcggaaaatcaatcctTTTTTCTGAATGAAGGATGGGTTATCTGTCACTCACCTCCATCCGAATTGCCTTTGACATGGCAGATCAGATACAGATAAActttttatacttttgaatGGTCGAATCGGGTCCTGGCAGATTCTATGAATAAAAAAGATTGGCTTTATACTTTTGGCGTGGTTGAAAGATGCTCATGGAGGTAACTGCTTTTTGACAAACTATAGATTCTCTTTTTGTGGCTGAGCTCTTAAGGGCTTGGAATTCTATATGCGGCTTTGGCAACCTCCCAATGCCTCTCtactaaattatttattatgatcaaagaaaaaattgccTATTGCCACCTAATTCCAATTCAACATATCACAACAAATTCTCCATGGATCCAAGAAAAAGATCAGAAATTTAAAAGACCCACAACACATAAGAATAAACACAGCTTTCAATATCCACTTAAAGGAGGCGGAGGCAGAATGGTTGAGAATTTGGTGGCATTCATAAACTTTAAGCTGACATGGATTCAGTTTCTTCCATTTGGACTAGGCTCAAGACAGCATATTTGACCTCTTCAAGCATGAAAAATATCCATCTAACACACTGATTTATGCACAAATgaattggaacagaaataaaccAACTGATTTCAAAGCCTTAGCACTTCACCTTTTTCCCAATCATCCGACCACCAGCACTGTGGGCAAAGTAAACATTGTAGAAGTGACAGATGAATGCTGGAGGATCTGTCTCAGACAATTCTTTGAGATGATGGGCATATGTCACCCCAGGTGAAGAAGGTTCAGGAATGTTATAACCTTGCTCTTTGAACCACTCCAGATCCTTCGCCAGTTTTTCTGACCTCTCCAAACCAGTATTTCTGAACTCAGCATCTACactcaaaaaaattcaaaaattcccaTTGGCTCAGGGTCATGACTGAGATCAAAACAAATGCACACTCAAAGGAAAAACCCGTGCAAATGTATGTCAACAAAAGTCAGTCCTAATTTTCTAGCATTTAGCAGGTTGCAGTGAATTCATAGTGTCCTAAATAtgggtaaattttattctcaagtcacgaaaattaaataaagactaagtggatttttatttttattttttgggtggtGGAAATTATGCACAGAAGAAGAGTTTTCAAGGAGATTTTTTACTAAGAAAATGCAACAGCCAGATATTCTGAAACCACTGAACTAGCTGCTTAGAATGAGGACAGTATTACATAATACTTCTCATTGGTGTCTACAagctaaaacaagaattatgtAGATAAAAATTAGAGAAGTTCTTTCCCTAATCACGTGTTAAGAGTACACTTCCCGAGAAACAGCAGAGTGATAATAAACAAGTACATCTGAAAAGCCCAACTAAACAGAGTGACAATAAACAATTACAATTGATAAGCCAATTGCAGCATTCCCACACGGAAAAGAAAATGGTTCAAGAACCGAGAATCCAACATCCTAATTCTACATTCCCTTTAAGATCCTCAATCACAATAGACCAGCTTTGGCTGGCAACAGAcacaaaatgacatttcaaatatctcaGCATCAAATGTGGACTGCAACGCAGAGGAGTTCTATTTCTGAATGAAAACAAGAGGTTTTTATCTGCTGCCAGCAATATGGTATTGAAAGAGCTGGAaatctataaataaaaaaattaaaccaagAAGAACACCATCatacacaagaaaagaaaaggtcgaGCTTTTGAACAAGTTTGTCCGATGCATGCATTCACTGAATTCATCAGGCAGAAAGAAGTGTGCCATTGTGTGTTTCAAACTGTTAGAGGCTCGATCATTCCTCCTCCGCCAAGATTCCAACTTTTTTCACACCataatttttaaacaatgaCTGGTTGCAGCATTGTGACACAGAAGCAAGAAATTGGCAAGGCACACAAAGAAACTCAGAAAGGAGTGAAACCGTTTTCTGCTAGGCAGAAAGGAGTGAAACCATCAATCCTCCTTCAGGATAAAAGGAAAACCATCCAACAATCATCCACATCTGAGACTAGCTTGACATCTCAACAGCCACATATTTCTAACAGGTCCATCTCACCATATCAAAAGCATCATCCAACCACTCAAACCCAGCATCCCAATAATCACAAATTATCACAATCacataaaatcaatcaaaccTGATCACAACACCGAACGACAAACCAAGAACTAATTACACCCCCGAAAGAAACCACAAATAAAATCAACCACACTTACAGAAAGGGAAAGCAGAATCCTCCACAATCCTCTCGAGCGTATCATAAACCAACTTGCTGTCCACCAGGAATCTCAGGTACCCATCAACGCTCGGCTCCCACTTCGTCACCGCCCTCTCCTCGGGCCCCTTCACCTCCTTCTCCCCTTCCTTGGCCTGATCCCTCGTGTGCAGCTTCATGGCCACGAACCTCATCTCCTCCACGAACCCCTTCGCCTCCCCGGGGTACCTCTTCTTCGGCTTctccgccgtcgtcgccgcgaCCACCGCCGCCTTCCGGGGCATGTTCCTGATCCCGCGAGCCGCCCGGAAAGACCCCCTCTGCAAGAAACAGGTCCCCGGACGAGGGCGAAAGGAAACCCGGGCAGGACGCGATTCCGACAACTGGGTCTTGCTCAAGAAGCAGGCGGAGTGAGGCACTGTGGTTAAAGAAGCCATTGACGCCGCTAGCGAGGGAGACTGAAGAAGAGTGCACGGTACCTCAAGCGGGAAATTACCCAACAgacagaaacagagagagagagagagagagcggtgGGGGCAGGGGGCTTGAACTTGGAACGAGAGGATTCAAAGAGTAATCTTCAAGGCAGGGACAACAGGCTGGATAACAAAAGAATAGCAAGACAATTATGTGCTTCGGGTTTTGTGGGAATATTCTATTGTTGCCTTTATGCAGGCCGCATGGGCGGAGTGGTGCTGCGAGCTTATCTGCAAAAGCTCTGATGGAAGCTGGACACGTGCTCTGCGTATGTCAAGAATGTGAAAATGgggggagcggcggcggcggcggcggcggcgggcggagGTCGGCGGAGGTCGGCGGTCGGGGGGAAACGcgaagaggagaagagaagggAACTCGAGTTTTGCAAAGTTGTGGTTTCTGAGTGAGGTGTTTTTTTACACTTTCGAGCGACGCGAGAGGAAAACGTGTGGAACTCTGTTGTTGGCGTCTCTTTTCCAGACGCTTCAATTCCGTGGAAGGAAAAAGGaccaagaaaggaaaatgacaaaaaactaaaaaggaaaaataagataaatagtTCCTAAACTTTAACTCATAATGCGATTAattccttaaattttaatttattctatgtGATCTCTCAATTATAGCTTAATATGAaatatgatccatgaatttCTAATCTATTTAATGCGGTATTTAAATTATTAGTACTTATTACATTAGTCCtcgaattatataaaaatattgtattattgtcattgaatttttgGGCAACATATTATTAtcattgaacttgaattaatagaaaaatagcATTGAATATTTTTACATAATTTAAATACTAAGTTAAATATGTATCGAAATTTCAGATatcacatcaaataaattaaaatttcaaggcCATTTGCTCGTTAGGTTAGAGTCTAaggaatcacattgaacaaattaaaaatataaaaactacaAGTTCAATGGCTATTTGTATCATCATTCCAAAAAAGatcaagaaaggaaaatgaaaaagagacaAGGAATACAGCATGGGTCCAACTATATCATCCAACAACCGCCCATTTCATATTAGGATTTAgccatgttttctcttttagcAGTCCTGAAATAAGCATTAACAATGTAGAAATAGATGGGTCTAGCTTTTTTTCCAAGATATTACCAACGTTTTAAACAAACCTCTAAACAGCTCGTACTATATTGCTTAACTGAAACAATTTTCAGCTTTGTTTGTGTTCATGAAAGatgatattaaaaaagaaaatcctaaaaaatgaTTGCCTATATTGCTCAAGTACTTAAGTCAACGAAAAATGCTTTCATCTTTATAGTAGTTTAtacctaaacattttcataaatgatgaaaatcaatataaacACTCCATAACAAATATCACAACTTAAAGTTATGCCTAGAAGTCATGTCTCCTTGAcctttgattgaaaaaaaaaaaaagaaaaaaaatcattgactaCTAGTGTCGCAGCGATGACTTGTGTGGTGCGCTTTAAATGTGGGTCAATAGTCTCTGAATGCAAAGGTCATAAAGTTCAACCCCTGTCACAGTACTAATATACTTATATCCTACTTAAGTTGAATAAATACCCAAATTCTAAGAatcacatcaaataaattaaagatttatGAATCTGATTGCATATTAGGTTAAAgttcaaagaaattaaaaaaattaaaaatttatggattatttatgtcattattccAAAAAAGGTTAggaatggaaaatgaaaaagaggcAAGGAATTCAGTCAGCATGCGTccaaaaatatcatccaagaaCCAGCTATTTCATATCAGGATTCGGcccatttccttttctcttttttttttgtttcactaATTTTCTGAAATAAACATTAACAATATGGCGATAGACATGTCTAGCTTTTTATCAAAATATCACTAACGTTTTATACAAAGCTCTGAACCGTTCCTACCGCGTTACTTAACTGAAACAATTTTCAACTTTGTTTTGTTTGGCCAACgataaattattcaaaaatatttttttttttaaatttgctcatattgtttgaaataattagtcaatgaagaCCGTTTTCATTACGGACAGAAATTTATGTCAAAATAAATTCGTAGACGGTGAAAATCAATCTAAACAAACTCTTAAAATTATGTCTAGAAGTCGCCTCTTTCTCGACCTTTTGATTGAACAATAATCCGTCAACTACTATGTCGTAGCGGTGACTCGTGTGGTGAGCTCTAAGTACGAGTCGATAGTCTCCAAATGCAAAGGTCTCAAAGTTCAGCCCCCCGCCGCAGTACTGATACGTATATCCTGCGTCCCCTACATGGGGTGGTGCCGCCTCTAACACTTTCACGGAAACTACTGCGAAGCGATTCACTAGTCTTCTGCTAAATAATCAAAATCGCCTCTGCCATTTTCCTTCACAAGAACGGAGGAGAGATATCTTTCCTCATTTGAATGAAGATTAGTGGGAGGCCAATCAGCGTGCGGATTGAATTGGGTAATTGCGATTTGAGCCGAAGAACATACCATAGGATCCTAGTATCCCTTTTGTAAGCGGATCGACGTAGGAAGTTTTGGCATTCGtggagttttttttcttttttttttcaatgtgattTTGGCCTTTGGGCCTTCCTTTTGCTACCCGAGAATCCTGTCGAGTATATGGCTATTGCTTAATTAGCACAGAGACCCAAACTCGTCTCATCCAAGTAAAAAGCATAGAAATTCACAAATGCATCGTCCCGCGTCAACGCGTTTCTTTCCCCCTCGTTCCTGCTGCTAACGTTCAAACAACGTTATAACTCAatcgcttttcttttttgagttaaaacaatgaaaaattgCAAACCAAGACCCATGatgaatttattcaaaattaatccgtATCGTCAAAGACTCcaaattagtacaatttaaGTAAAATTTGAGGGAAGCAAATGGAATTTTTGGagacacaaaaattaatttggaataaatttattatgaatatatcagtttgggatttgGGGTTTTTCGCATATTAAATTTGTAGGTTTCTAATGCCATCAACGACTTCACAGTAAAATTTGACTCGAgctaacaaagggtaaatttatcatgcaTCTATTAATTTGGAATCTTCATTGAcacgaaaatgcatttggcataaatatatcatgattctactaatttgagatttttcgtgatattatcACTTCTTTTTTCGATAGTAGGTTTAGAACGGCATGGGGTTTTCGATAGTAGGTTTAGAACGGCATGGGGATGAGGAGGGGGCCTCAGGGATTCGAGTCTAATGAGCCTTTTAAAAGCGCAGCACATTGCTGGACTAAGTTCGGCAAACCTCTCTTGCTATGATGGGCCGATTCAGGAAATGCTAGAGCGATACGAGGGTTTAATGAATGCATTGGGCTTGGATCCTCCACCCACACAGAAGCTTAGCTCAGAGATCGCCAGATTGAAGGtaatgatgatgagattgacCATGTTTTCCTTCGCT
This genomic stretch from Eucalyptus grandis isolate ANBG69807.140 chromosome 3, ASM1654582v1, whole genome shotgun sequence harbors:
- the LOC104436691 gene encoding heme oxygenase 1, chloroplastic, whose product is MASLTTVPHSACFLSKTQLSESRPARVSFRPRPGTCFLQRGSFRAARGIRNMPRKAAVVAATTAEKPKKRYPGEAKGFVEEMRFVAMKLHTRDQAKEGEKEVKGPEERAVTKWEPSVDGYLRFLVDSKLVYDTLERIVEDSAFPFYAEFRNTGLERSEKLAKDLEWFKEQGYNIPEPSSPGVTYAHHLKELSETDPPAFICHFYNVYFAHSAGGRMIGKKVAEKLLDNKELEFYKWDGELPQLLQNVRDKLNKVAENWTREEKDHCLEETEKSFKYSGDILRLILS
- the LOC104436690 gene encoding protein BUNDLE SHEATH DEFECTIVE 2, chloroplastic, which produces MANSICFAPACSVKPPPRVGAVIGSSVAGKVLRVNEACIGTKVARFRSVEVKAAEDSQGTKPRSIVCGNCDGNGAVQCSQCEGTGVNSVDHFNGQFKAGGICWLCRGKKEMLCGDCNGAGFLGGFMSTFDE